A genomic window from Deinococcus detaillensis includes:
- a CDS encoding GNAT family N-acetyltransferase, translating to MRHDLTLSDGFYTLRPLQDSDVEPLMQLAAQAPHEYAQMGTSPVLRAYFTAALEAPDQMPFVSLVGGEYAGSTRYMEMHPEHKRLEIGSTWLAPAYLRSGANRALKLLQLTHAFEVMQMRRVEIKTDAVNVRSQTAIAALGAVREGVMRKHMVRTDGSERDTVMFSVTDTEWPEMKARLERRR from the coding sequence ATGCGCCACGACCTGACTCTTTCTGACGGCTTTTACACCCTGCGCCCCCTCCAAGACAGCGACGTGGAGCCGCTCATGCAGTTGGCTGCTCAAGCGCCGCACGAGTACGCCCAGATGGGGACTTCGCCGGTGCTCAGGGCTTATTTCACCGCCGCGCTGGAGGCTCCCGACCAGATGCCGTTCGTGTCATTGGTCGGCGGAGAGTACGCGGGCAGCACCCGGTATATGGAGATGCACCCGGAGCACAAACGGCTGGAAATCGGCAGCACCTGGCTGGCTCCGGCGTATCTGCGGAGTGGGGCCAACCGCGCTTTGAAGCTGCTGCAACTGACCCACGCTTTTGAGGTGATGCAAATGCGGCGGGTGGAAATCAAGACCGACGCCGTCAACGTGCGCTCGCAAACGGCGATTGCGGCGCTGGGGGCAGTGCGCGAGGGCGTGATGCGCAAGCACATGGTCAGAACAGACGGAAGTGAGCGCGACACGGTGATGTTTAGCGTCACGGATACAGAGTGGCCGGAGATGAAGGCGCGGCTGGAGCGGCGACGCTAA
- a CDS encoding class I SAM-dependent DNA methyltransferase: MQHAPFTALARVYDAIMADIEYDVWADFILSYAAEAGLSITSALDLACGTGGLTQQLAALKLEVTGLDASPEMLKVAAERMPGVRFVHGDLRTFELGRTFDLVTCVFDSVNNLTADGDLELTLRQMHAHLSPGGLLAFDVNTRIGVRELWEGDSIEGLEPLPDGSQVHYHWSHHYNAEQDVGVVQAFCRVLSEDGETEEFVETHQERGYDPAELAAALGAAGFERWEILEYPDYAPPEADCPRVWVFAWRATDE; encoded by the coding sequence ATGCAGCACGCGCCTTTCACGGCCCTCGCCCGCGTTTACGACGCGATTATGGCCGATATCGAATACGACGTTTGGGCGGATTTCATTCTCAGCTACGCCGCAGAAGCGGGCCTGAGCATCACCAGCGCCCTCGATTTGGCCTGCGGCACGGGCGGCCTGACCCAGCAACTCGCAGCCCTGAAGCTGGAAGTGACGGGCCTAGACGCCAGCCCTGAAATGCTCAAGGTCGCTGCTGAGCGAATGCCGGGGGTGAGGTTTGTGCATGGCGATTTGCGAACCTTTGAACTGGGAAGAACATTTGATCTTGTCACCTGCGTCTTTGACAGCGTCAACAACCTGACCGCAGACGGTGATCTGGAGTTGACTCTGCGGCAAATGCACGCCCACCTGAGTCCCGGCGGCTTGCTGGCCTTTGATGTCAACACCCGCATCGGCGTGCGCGAGTTGTGGGAAGGCGATAGCATCGAAGGTTTAGAACCCCTGCCAGACGGTTCACAGGTGCATTATCACTGGTCGCACCATTACAACGCCGAGCAGGATGTGGGTGTGGTGCAGGCTTTTTGCCGTGTGCTGAGCGAGGACGGAGAAACCGAGGAGTTCGTGGAAACCCATCAGGAGCGCGGTTACGACCCTGCCGAACTCGCCGCTGCGCTCGGGGCAGCGGGCTTTGAGCGCTGGGAGATCTTGGAATACCCTGACTACGCTCCGCCGGAAGCCGACTGCCCCCGCGTGTGGGTCTTTGCGTGGAGAGCCACCGATGAATGA
- a CDS encoding NAD(P)H-dependent glycerol-3-phosphate dehydrogenase — MNETDPLQKMVVLGAGGWGTALAVTLAQTHAEVTLWARREELAAQLRESRINSAYLPGVSLPANVRITSDLSAAVEGADWAFLVVPSVGMSDLLSALPPQLGAVLCAKGLAPAGQRLSELATGLGFGRVAVLSGPNHAEEIGLGLPAATVVASKDAEFARTVQAHLMTPNLRVYTSSDVVGVELGGVLKNVVAVAAGLGDGLKLGDNARASVITRGLREMARYLASQGAQEDTVYGLSGLGDLVATATSRHSRNRAAGEALARGVAPEGGGKVVEGLRTARLLSAWAQESGAELPIVQGVAAVAGGQLSPQEALSALMQREAKAEG, encoded by the coding sequence ATGAATGAAACAGACCCGTTGCAAAAGATGGTGGTGCTGGGCGCGGGCGGCTGGGGCACGGCGCTGGCCGTCACTTTGGCTCAGACCCACGCTGAGGTGACGCTGTGGGCGCGGCGCGAGGAGTTGGCAGCGCAGTTGCGGGAAAGCCGCATCAATTCGGCTTACCTGCCGGGAGTGAGCTTGCCCGCCAACGTGCGGATCACCAGCGACCTGAGCGCCGCTGTGGAGGGCGCGGACTGGGCATTTTTGGTGGTTCCGAGTGTAGGCATGAGTGATTTGCTCTCGGCTCTGCCGCCCCAGCTCGGCGCGGTGCTGTGCGCCAAGGGACTGGCTCCAGCGGGGCAGCGCCTCAGCGAGTTGGCTACTGGGCTCGGCTTTGGGCGCGTCGCGGTGCTGAGCGGCCCCAACCACGCCGAGGAAATCGGGCTGGGCTTGCCTGCTGCGACGGTGGTGGCCAGCAAAGACGCCGAGTTTGCCCGCACAGTTCAGGCCCACCTGATGACGCCCAATCTGCGCGTGTACACCAGCTCAGACGTGGTGGGCGTGGAACTCGGCGGCGTGCTCAAAAACGTGGTGGCGGTGGCTGCGGGCCTCGGCGACGGCCTGAAGCTGGGCGACAATGCCCGCGCCAGCGTGATTACGCGGGGCCTGCGCGAGATGGCCCGCTACCTCGCCAGTCAGGGAGCGCAGGAAGACACGGTTTACGGCTTGAGCGGACTGGGCGATCTGGTCGCCACCGCCACCAGCCGCCACTCGCGCAACCGCGCCGCCGGAGAAGCGCTGGCACGCGGCGTTGCTCCGGAAGGCGGCGGCAAAGTGGTCGAGGGCCTGCGAACGGCGCGGCTGCTTTCGGCCTGGGCGCAGGAGAGCGGCGCAGAATTGCCGATTGTGCAGGGGGTAGCCGCCGTCGCGGGAGGCCAGCTTTCGCCGCAAGAAGCGCTCTCGGCCCTGATGCAGCGGGAAGCCAAAGCCGAGGGCTAG